The following proteins are encoded in a genomic region of Desulfovibrio legallii:
- a CDS encoding iron-containing alcohol dehydrogenase — translation MSTDLKSMHMGQITSFFIPNVTLVGEGCSKEIPVRLKSIGGKKPLVVTDQGIVKAGILKQITDILDAAKMKYAVYDKTVPNPTDKNVGEAFEMYTKEKCDSLITLGGGSSHDCGKGVGFLAGNGGRIHDYEGVDKSSKPFPPYVAVNTTAGTASEMTRFCIITDTSRKVKMAIVDWRCTPSVAIDDPILMMGMPPALTAATGMDALTHAVEAYVSTAATPMTDACAEKAMEYINRYLRRAVANGRDKEAREGMCYAQYLAGMAFNNASLGHVHAMAHQLGGFYDLPHGECNAILLPHVCEYNRISSRRRFGRIAQLLGEITQGLSADEASRKAIAAINILSKDVGIPEGLVALGKKYGKNVRAEDIPTMTANAQKDACGLTNPRTMTDAAVAAIYKAAL, via the coding sequence ATGAGCACGGATCTTAAGAGCATGCATATGGGGCAGATCACCTCATTTTTCATCCCCAATGTGACGCTTGTGGGCGAGGGATGTTCCAAGGAAATCCCCGTTCGTCTGAAGAGCATCGGCGGCAAGAAGCCTTTGGTGGTTACAGACCAGGGCATCGTCAAAGCCGGCATCCTCAAGCAGATTACGGATATCCTTGATGCCGCCAAGATGAAGTACGCCGTTTACGACAAGACCGTGCCCAACCCCACGGACAAAAACGTGGGCGAAGCCTTTGAAATGTACACCAAGGAAAAGTGCGACAGCCTCATTACCCTGGGCGGCGGCAGCTCCCACGACTGCGGCAAGGGCGTGGGCTTCCTGGCCGGCAACGGCGGCCGTATCCACGATTACGAAGGCGTGGACAAGTCCTCCAAGCCCTTCCCCCCCTATGTGGCCGTCAACACCACCGCGGGCACCGCTTCAGAAATGACCCGCTTCTGCATCATCACCGACACCTCCCGCAAGGTGAAGATGGCCATTGTGGACTGGCGCTGCACCCCCAGTGTGGCCATTGACGACCCCATACTCATGATGGGCATGCCCCCGGCCCTTACCGCCGCCACCGGCATGGACGCCCTGACCCACGCCGTGGAAGCCTACGTTTCCACCGCTGCTACGCCCATGACCGACGCCTGCGCGGAAAAAGCCATGGAATACATCAACCGTTACCTGCGCCGCGCCGTGGCCAACGGGCGTGATAAAGAAGCCCGCGAAGGCATGTGCTACGCCCAGTACCTGGCCGGCATGGCCTTCAACAACGCCAGCCTTGGCCATGTGCACGCCATGGCCCACCAGCTGGGCGGCTTCTATGATCTGCCCCACGGCGAATGCAACGCCATTCTTCTGCCCCATGTGTGTGAATACAACCGCATTTCCAGCCGTCGCCGCTTTGGCCGCATAGCGCAGCTGCTGGGCGAAATCACGCAGGGCCTGAGCGCTGACGAAGCCTCCCGCAAGGCCATTGCCGCCATCAACATCCTCTCCAAGGACGTGGGCATTCCGGAAGGCCTGGTGGCCCTGGGCAAGAAGTACGGCAAAAACGTGCGGGCGGAAGATATCCCCACCATGACCGCCAACGCCCAGAAGGACGCCTGCGGCCTCACCAATCCGCGCACCATGACGGACGCCGCCGTGGCTGCCATCTATAAAGCCGCCTTGTAA